A segment of the Manis javanica isolate MJ-LG chromosome 10, MJ_LKY, whole genome shotgun sequence genome:
TCTTCTGTCTATATTTTGATACAAATAAAACATGATTTATAGCATTGGCAAGGGCATTACTGACAATGACTGAAGTTTGACATATCATTGGTAATTCAATAAAAGcaattgttttcaaaattatgccaatagaaataatttaaaagagcATTGAATGGAGGGTGAGGAATATTCAACAATATGGGtgaaatgttgaaccactgtgctgtgtgtgtAAAGcatcatgagattgtatatcaatgatattttaatttaaaaaagtattgaaTGGTGATTTCAAAACCTACCTTTAAATTTTAAGGTAAATAATCCCTGAGTTCTTAATTTAATGTCAGaagtaatattttaaactttCCTTAAACGATTAATTCTTTGTACCTTTTGTCTGTCTCTGTTAGTCAGAAGAATTaatgatttaatttaaaatgtggaaGTATAATCAATAGAggcataattttcatttttcttgctttcttgcttgttgtctctctctctctctctctctctctctctctctctctctctctctctctctctctctctctccttccttccttccttccttcctctcttcttctgtccctccatttctttcatctttcattctttcttctttgtacttCATTGACAAGAACTCTGCTACTATTTAggataattttgataattttgcttTTGAGGGAAACTTGTGCTATTACTACATAATGTATCTTCTAGATAacttatatacttttaaatactACTACTTTCCTTCCTGCAccagagcatttaaaaaaagattggttaacaaacaaaaagatttaGTTActtggaaatacattttatagtttcatgatgAGGGAAAACACCACTTATGAGTTTGgttcaaaagaagaagaaggagttTGCCTAAGTTGAGTGTAGAGTGCAGTATTAAATGTCTCTGATAAGGTTAATATGACTGAATTATAGGCACAAACCATTGAAATAAGCTAGAAGCTGTAGTTAAATATTTAGGggactttcttctttcattttacttttatttatcaaaacttttatttctttgagagaAATACAATCCTCTTCATGGAGTCATTAAAAGCTTGTTTCACTTGCTTATTCCTCAGGGTGTAAATGAAGGGGTTCAACAAGGGGGCAACAGATGCAGTGAGCACTGAGACGCCTTTGTTTACGGCCACCTCCTCCTTTGCAGAGGGCTTGATGTAGATGAAGATGCAGCTGCCATATGTGATGGAAACCACAACCATGTGGGAAGAGCAGGTGGAAAAggccttttttctctgttggacAGAGGGGAACCTGAGAACTGTCCTGATGATGTGTGTGTAGGACAGAATCACACACACTAGGGTGATGATGAGTCCAAATACAGCCGCAAGGATAACCACTTGTTCTATTACCCGTGTATCTGAGCATGAGATCTTTAGGAGGGGACCTGCATCACAGCCAAAATGATCAGCTGTATTGGAGTCACAGAATTCAAGCTGGAGGCCCAAGCTAAGGGGTGGGAGAATGATCACCAAGCCAGACCCCCAACAGCAGAGGACTAATAAGGCACAGACCCTACTGTTCATGATGGTCATGTAATGCAGGGGTTTACAGATAGCAatgtagcggtcataggacatggctgccaggagaaaaaattctgttgcTCCAAAGAGAACGCCAAAAAATATTTGACTGGCACAAGCATTGTCGGTAATGGTATTGTCCCCAGTTGACATGCTGTACAGGAATCTAGGAATACAAACAGTGGTAAATGACACttctaagaaggaaaaatttCTGAGGAAAAAGTACATAGGAGTTTTCAGATGGGAGTCCACCAATGTGAGGGTGATAATAGTCAGATTCCCTGTTACACTCAACATGTAGGTGAGAAATAGGAAGATAAAAAGCAGGATTTGCAGTTGAGGATCATCTGTGAGTCCCAACAGGATAAAAGTTGTTATTACCGTGTGGTTTCTCATCACTGACTTTCACCTCTCCTCAGTAAGCATGCAAGAATCAGAGAGAGTTTAGGAGGAGGTAGATATTCAAATTCTGCAGCAGAAGGCTATGCATATAAAGGCCAAGAAAACCAGCTGCATTAGTTTTCTCCTTTCCCAACATGATCAATATTGCCACTATTCCAATAGTCTTCTTCAATATTACATGTATGAGTAATAGATTCCTTCAGAATTCATGttgtaaaacaattttttttacatcATTCTTTGCCcttcagaatataaaaatgtagATGATTGTAATTCATAAAATGGATTGGATTTACAAATCCATTAGGGTAAAAAAGATGATGTTACCTCACATGTAATTAAACATTCTTTATCCAACATGCTTTGGATATGGGGCATATCCAGATAATTGAGAAAATTAGTTCCCTTCAATTGTGACTCTTAGAAGATGGTTTTATGGGTAAGATGCATTTCTCCTggaaaacaaacacacaacaataacaaaaatacacAACTCAGGAgccttatattttcctttgtgtcCTTATTCTTCTCTGCCTGTATTCCTCATTCTTAACTCAAAGATGGTTTGATATACACCTATTTTATCTGTAGTGTAAAAAGTCATCATGTTCAAGATATTAACAAAAGGATTATCTTCATATCCTTTCAtctgatttttcagtttattgaCTGTAGTCCCATTTCTCTGAAAGCTCTTGAAGCTAAAACTACATTTAATATCACTAACTATATTCTTCTAGGctgtgccttttcattttttcaattcCTTTGAAAAGATAGtgttttctccttctcttctttcctttactcAGTTTAAGATTTAAACCTCTGAACCCTGACTTTCACTCCCGACCCACCACTGCTTCTCCTCACACCTGCAACTTCACTACTGTTGAAGCCCATGCAATAGTTCTGTGGTTATTTTGCAAGATATCCCcacaatatattttattctcttagttttattttccttttcttaaattttttttattaaggtattattggtctacattcttatgaaggtttcacatgaaaaacaatgtggttactacattcacccatattatcaagtgcccacccataccccaatgcagtcactgtccatcagtgtagtaagatgccacagatccactatttgccttctttgtgctacactgtttttctCGTGAACCCCGtgccatgtgtactaaacataatacacctcaatccacttctccctcttccccacacccctcccttttggtaaccactagtcccttcttggagtctgtgagtctgttgctgttttgttccttcaattttgcttcactgttatactccacaaataagggaaatcatttggtacttgtctttctctgcctggcttatttcactgaacataatatcctccagctccatccatgttgttgcaaatgataggatttgtttctttattatggctgaatagtattccattgtgtatatgtaccacatcttctttatccattcatttactgagggacccttaggttgcttccatgtcttggctattgtaaatagtactgcaataaacataggggtgcatatgtctttctgaatctgagaacttctattctttgggtatattcctaggagtaggattcccaggtcaaatggtatttctattttgagctttttgaggaacctccatactgctttccacaacggttgaactagcttacattcccactagcagtgtaggagggttcccctttctccacaaccttgccagcatttgttgttgcttgtcttttcaatgCTAGCCGTCCTCACTCGTGTGAGGTCcccacaatatattttaaattaaagttaagTCATTCTTCAAATGGATTCCATGCTATCATTCTGATTTTCTCCTCATTCTAGATTTCTCTTTCCAGTGTCCTTCACATTCTCCTCACTCTCTATCTATGAAGTACTGCTGTTCCCCAATATTCTATGTTGAGACctctccctttttgttttgtttgtgatgCTTCCAACTCCATATTCTCTAAGGGTGATTTCACTCAGTGGTATTGATTTGATTGTCATTTGTATAATGCATTTCAAAGCCTGGACTATTCCCAATAGAAAGCATTGCTTATATGCATCAGCCGTTGGAAGTTCCACAGACATATTACATACCATGAACTCAAAGTGAAATCAAGCTCCCTCCCAACCTTCTCCTCTCCCAGTGTTAACTGTTTCTTAATAAAGATAAGGATATTTTGTGTGGTTGCCAGGCTCTTCATGGACAGGACCTTCCTTATTTTATATCCTCATCACTTACAGTTTCTTACCTTCTTCAAAACTTAAGTTCCACTAACATTAATGGCTTACAATTCTTCCTATTTTCTACATGCTCTCTCCTCAGCAATGGCTAATCCTTTCACTGACCAATGCCTGCTGATCCTTCAGGGTTCTCTTTAGGTatcatttcctcaaagagatcTTCATTTTCCATCCAGAGTGTGAAATACTGATCCTGTTATTTCCAAGCTTAGAACCTATCTT
Coding sequences within it:
- the LOC118969079 gene encoding olfactory receptor 6C2-like, which gives rise to MRNHTVITTFILLGLTDDPQLQILLFIFLFLTYMLSVTGNLTIITLTLVDSHLKTPMYFFLRNFSFLEVSFTTVCIPRFLYSMSTGDNTITDNACASQIFFGVLFGATEFFLLAAMSYDRYIAICKPLHYMTIMNSRVCALLVLCCWGSGLVIILPPLSLGLQLEFCDSNTADHFGCDAGPLLKISCSDTRVIEQVVILAAVFGLIITLVCVILSYTHIIRTVLRFPSVQQRKKAFSTCSSHMVVVSITYGSCIFIYIKPSAKEEVAVNKGVSVLTASVAPLLNPFIYTLRNKQVKQAFNDSMKRIVFLSKK